The Alicyclobacillus acidoterrestris genome contains the following window.
GGTCACAACGTTCTTTCATATCGGCCCACCAAAATGGTTCCTCTTTTTCGGTGAACTTCAACTCCAGACAACACTGAAACGCCGACTGGAACACGGATATGGTAACAAATGGATTGAAAAATATCAACGTCGTTCTATTGAAAGACGTAATTGGGCAATTGAAAAACTTGGACTGCACCGAAGTAATCAGTCAATACGAAAGACACCAGAACGGCCTACTGATCCTATGAACCGTACGAAGTGGGATTTGAACAAAATGGAGGAACTAGTTCGGGGCAACAATCGCCGGACGCAGAATCGTTATCGGAACATTGACGAACAATCCTCTCCCCCACCTAATTCTGACGAAGATTTGTACATGAACGGACGTGTTGCTTGGAAACCGCTTGGAAAGCAATTCAAAAAGAATCCAAACGCATTCAATCAGGTTTTTGGCATGGACAGAGTCATACAAGAAGTTGAGGAGAATATTTCAATGCTTCTCAACAACATGAACCTCGTCCGTGAATACGATGCATCTATGAGTGCCGGTATTTTGCTGTACGGCCCTCCGGGAACGGGTAAAACTCATCTTGCCAGAGCAATCGCTGAACACATGGGCTTGTACTTCATTTCAGTTCGTCCGTCAGATTTAATGGGAACGCTTATTGGTGCAACTCAACAAAACATTGCTTCCCTATTCAAAGAAGCAAGAGATCACGCTCCAGCTATCATCTTCATAGACGAAATAGACTCTATCGGTGCAAAGCGAGGCACTTCTCACATGTACCACGACCAAACGTTGACACAGCTCTTAATGGAGCTGGATGGTTTCGACCGTCGCGATCGTGTATTTGTCTTGGCGGCCACGAATCGCTTAGAAATGCTAGACGAAGCACTTATTCGTGACGGACGATTCGGAACACAGTTTTACGTCCCGAATCCCGACCAACACGCCATTGCACAAATGTTTGGTACATGGGGTTCTCTGCTTCACTTCGGAGAAGGAGTTTATCCAATTGAAATTGCTATGTATCTCGATGGCCAAAGTGGCGCAACCATTAAGGGACTTATAGAACGACTGAAACGAATTGAGATGCGAAAGCGTATTAACAAAGACCCGAACCCCGTTATCACTCGTGAAGAAGTATTCACAGAGTTGGAACGAATCGGAGCAACTACACCAAAACTCATGTCGGAAAAATAATTCTACACTGAACGAGGACATCACTTTGTGATGTCTTTTTTTCATTCCTTTAAAACAATTCATCACGCTTTTGGAACGTTTCACCCCCCTATTCCCTGCGATAGTAACCATTAGGGAGGTGAAACTCGTTGAGTGCTACGACCACAAACACTACCGCACAACCTGGACCTTCGGAAGTCACCAACATGCTAAGTGGTATGGGTATTCACCCGCTACATATAGGCTCCGTCGGTGGTGCTGTCAACAACGGCATAAGCGCTACGTATACATGGATTTGTTCTTTTGCCCTGACGTATGGCGTAATGTGCCTCGTTATTGCAGCCGTGGTCTGGATGTTTGCATGGAAATTCCGCGTTAATACGCTGTCCAGATGGTCGGTTCGGATCATCGTCGGTGTTTTCGGTGCGGAATGCATCGTCATCCTATTGCCTCAACTGTTCGTCAGCTTCATCGAATTACTTGACCGATTGTAAGAGAGTTATGAGGAGGAAATGCAGATGTTTCAGCTCTCACGAATCCCCTACATTCGGGATTCTAGGCGTATCAAGAGCTTAGCTACCACAGTATTCATAATGGCGGCAATGCTTATCAATCTGATTCCATCCAACCATGTATTCGCGGCAACAGATCCGTCATTGAGTGGATTCTACGAGGTCACTGGGGGTCAAGCTCTCACGCAAAATGGGATTGACTCCGCCATTGCAAACGTCGCGAGAGACATCTTTGGAATCCTCACGGCTATTGCGGCACTCGTAGGGATTTTCTACTTCATTGTGGGTGGTTTAAAAATGATGGGCGGTGCACGGAAAAAAGAAGAAGGTCTAGAACAGATAAAGTTCGCCTTCATTGGATTGGCGTTCGCCCTAAGCGCCGGTGTTCTAACCGGTATTGCTGCACTACTTGCAGGGGACTTTACAAAGGGATTATAAGACCAGCTATCTAATGTCAAGCACACAATTGAGTTCTAAGAACAATGAAGGGAAGTGATTTTTAGGCACATCTATATAAGCCTGTCAGAGACAGACGTGAGTTGAATATTCAATCAAGTTCGTTATCCTACGCGATAGGCTCGTATGGTTTGTTGTCGCGTAAAACAGCATGAATGATGTACGTCATTTTACGCGCCACGGCGCCTGTTGCAGCTAGATGGTGTTTCCCTTGAACCCGCTTCTGTTCGTAAAATTCCTTGAGGATTGGATTGTGTATTTTGGCAACATTTGCGGCAAGCCAAATCGCCCGTCGTAAGTAGGGTGAGCCTCGTTTGGACATTCGGTTGCGTGTTCCAGTAAATTCGCCTGAGCTTCGCACCGTAGGGTCAATCCCAGCGAACGCAACGAGCTTTACGCCAGTCGGGAATCTGGAGATATCTCCAATTTCACCGAGTATCGCAGCAGCCAGAACCGGGCCGATTCCTGGAATCGTGACAAGATTTGTATCAACAGCTTTAAGGCGTTTTTCGATCTCGATATCCAAGAAATCCAACTGTTCCTCTGTAAAGCGAATTTGCTGGAGAAGTAAGCGCAATTGTAGCCGGTACGCATCAAGTGCGGTGTCGATTCCAAATGAAGATTCGGCGGCCTGTTGGAGTTCCTTAGCCCTTTCCAAGCCCAAGCGGTTGCGGCTGTGTTTGGCGATGAAGGCTGCTAGCTCTTCGGTGTCTACGGCAAGAATTTCCTCCGGTGTTGTGTATTCCATCAACAATTCAGAGGATGTCTTACCAAATATGTCGGAAAACAGTCGCTCATACTCGGGAAACAACATATCTAGAACACCGATTACTTGCCGCTTTAGGTCTGAGATGGAGTCGACTAGGCTGAATCGGAATCGACTTAATTGCCGTAAGGCAACAATTTTGTCACTGCCAAGTTCCGTGGTCGTGTACCGTCCAAAGCGTAGCACTTCGGCGATGATGAATGCGTCTTTGGTATCATTTTTGGTTTGTCGAATGTACATGTTGCGAAATGCATCCGACTGAATGGGATTGATGACATGAACCTTTACACCCTGTTTAAGGAGAAACGAGTGTAACGCCAACCAGTAGTGACCTGTAGCTTCCAAAGCTACTTCCGTGGATGACAAATCGTGATCGACATGCTGCATCCATTGAATCAGCTTCTGGCCACCAGCCTGAGAGTTTGGGAAGCGCAGCGTCTTGCCTTGACTCTGCCCAGCTGAGTCAATGATACAGGCTTCATGATTGCGTTTAGCAATGTCAATACCAACAAAATACACTACACGTACCTCCAGTTGGGTCGGATCCGCACAACCTTGCGATCTACAACCTAGTTTGAGATTCGGAGACAGGGTGCAAACCCTTCAACATCCAGCTCATTCGTAAACACTCGCAAGGCGGGGACTACACTCTTAACTTCGAGAACCAATGGTCCCAAGGGGGAATTCGTAGTACCCCGACCACTACGAGAATTTTATCTCAAAACTCTTTGGAGTACGTGACATCAATATACTAGGAGAGGTAGTCATGGATGAAGGCTATATCGAAGTTACCTCTCAAGGAATGCGTTTGTTTGCCTTAGGCCCCATATCGATTACAACCAAACATTTTGTATCGATATTCCTAGGTGCACTCGCATCATTTCCATTAGGCGTCATTTTTGCTACGTTGGGCCTGGTTATCCCGGGCCCTCCTTCGCTCCCCTTAATACTAGGGGTTATTGGATTACTGCCAGGAATCATTCTGGCACTTATTCCTCTACCAAAACGACAAACCAATCTACTAGTTTGGTTGTATCGAAAACGGAAATTCGCCTTTAAAACACAAACCTTCGTCTTTGATCGAGAATATCGCGCGCGTAAAAATTTTGAGGTCATTTCAACGTGGATGCGTGAGGTTAGAGAAGAAGTGGAGAGTGAAGTATGAAAATCGTGATTGTAGCAATTATCGTGATTGTCACCCTACTGACAATTATTTTGATTGAAAATCAGCGTTCAAAACGGAAACGGTCGATACAGGCGGCACAACGAGAGAAGGTGCAAAAGGGGACAAAAGAAAAACCGATTCAAACGTTTTTACCGATAGTGCGTGTAGAGGCAACTGGT
Protein-coding sequences here:
- a CDS encoding pilin, with the translated sequence MFQLSRIPYIRDSRRIKSLATTVFIMAAMLINLIPSNHVFAATDPSLSGFYEVTGGQALTQNGIDSAIANVARDIFGILTAIAALVGIFYFIVGGLKMMGGARKKEEGLEQIKFAFIGLAFALSAGVLTGIAALLAGDFTKGL
- a CDS encoding IS110 family RNA-guided transposase; the encoded protein is MYFVGIDIAKRNHEACIIDSAGQSQGKTLRFPNSQAGGQKLIQWMQHVDHDLSSTEVALEATGHYWLALHSFLLKQGVKVHVINPIQSDAFRNMYIRQTKNDTKDAFIIAEVLRFGRYTTTELGSDKIVALRQLSRFRFSLVDSISDLKRQVIGVLDMLFPEYERLFSDIFGKTSSELLMEYTTPEEILAVDTEELAAFIAKHSRNRLGLERAKELQQAAESSFGIDTALDAYRLQLRLLLQQIRFTEEQLDFLDIEIEKRLKAVDTNLVTIPGIGPVLAAAILGEIGDISRFPTGVKLVAFAGIDPTVRSSGEFTGTRNRMSKRGSPYLRRAIWLAANVAKIHNPILKEFYEQKRVQGKHHLAATGAVARKMTYIIHAVLRDNKPYEPIA
- a CDS encoding ATP-binding protein; the protein is MAPAELVRVIAITGAITLGGSFLPLIGLLWLVNYGRVLLWVYRFVTPILAVALLWYSASYTMHHLKPGHSFMTNIHPMLATGSACVAYLIFWAVTTFFHIGPPKWFLFFGELQLQTTLKRRLEHGYGNKWIEKYQRRSIERRNWAIEKLGLHRSNQSIRKTPERPTDPMNRTKWDLNKMEELVRGNNRRTQNRYRNIDEQSSPPPNSDEDLYMNGRVAWKPLGKQFKKNPNAFNQVFGMDRVIQEVEENISMLLNNMNLVREYDASMSAGILLYGPPGTGKTHLARAIAEHMGLYFISVRPSDLMGTLIGATQQNIASLFKEARDHAPAIIFIDEIDSIGAKRGTSHMYHDQTLTQLLMELDGFDRRDRVFVLAATNRLEMLDEALIRDGRFGTQFYVPNPDQHAIAQMFGTWGSLLHFGEGVYPIEIAMYLDGQSGATIKGLIERLKRIEMRKRINKDPNPVITREEVFTELERIGATTPKLMSEK